From the Lolium rigidum isolate FL_2022 chromosome 2, APGP_CSIRO_Lrig_0.1, whole genome shotgun sequence genome, one window contains:
- the LOC124686820 gene encoding peroxidase 54-like, which translates to MAASFRFSLAARCSILLAAAVLVLVLSHGAQGAGLSSSFYDGSCPGTRDIVRRVIQDARVADARIPASLIRLHFHDCFVNGCDGSLLLDDDAQAAIMTEKNVPANDRSARGFGVVDNIKRALENACPGIVSCADILTLAAEISVELAGGPSWTVPLGRRDGTTTNIESAKNLPSPFDPLETLQEKFKNLGLDDTDLVALQGAHTFGRTQCQFTQRNCTAGQSEGALVNLDGVTPDVFDNKYYGNLLRGRAQLPSDQVMLSDPVAARTTAPIARRFSGNQKDFFRNFAASMVKMGNISPLTGRDGEIRKNCRRVNKTPY; encoded by the exons ATGGCCGCTTCCTTTCGCTTCTCGTTAGCTGCTCGCTGTAGCATATTGCTCGCAGCAGCAGTACTGGTCCTAGTGCTGAGCCACGGAGCTCAGGGCGCCGGGTTGAGCTCGTCGTTCTACGATGGCTCGTGCCCAGGCACGCGCGACATCGTCAGGCGCGTTATCCAGGACGCCCGCGTTGCCGACGCGCGTATCCCGGCCAGCCTCATCCGCCTCcacttccacgactgcttcgtcaAT GGCTGCGACGGCTCGCTTCTGCTCGACGACGACGCCCAGGCGGCCATCATGACCGAGAAGAACGTCCCCGCCAACGACAGGTCGGCGCGCGGGTTCGGCGTGGTCGACAACATCAAGCGCGCGTTGGAGAACGCTTGCCCCGGCATcgtctcctgcgccgacatcCTCACCCTCGCCGCCGAGATCTCCGTCGAACTGGCCGGAGGGCCGTCTTGGACCGTGCCGCTGGGCCGCCGCGACGGCACCACCACCAACATCGAGAGCGCCAAGAACCTCCCCAGCCCCTTTGACCCCCTAGAGACGCTCCAGGAGAAGTTCAAGAACTTGGGCCTCGACGACACCGACCTTGTCGCGTTGCAGGGAGCGCACACATTCGGGCGGACGCAGTGTCAGTTCACACAGCGGAACTGCACGGCTGGGCAGAGCGAGGGGGCGCTGGTGAACCTCGATGGCGTCACACCTGACGTATTCGACAACAAGTACTATGGCAACCTCTTACGGGGTCGCGCCCAGCTTCCGTCGGACCAGGTGATGTTGTCCGATCCCGTCGCGGCAAGGACCACCGCACCAATCGCTCGCAGGTTCTCTGGTAACCAGAAGGACTTTTTCAGAAACTTTGCTGCATCGATGGTTAAAATGGGGAACATAAGCCCGCTGACCGGAAGGGATGGGGAGATTAGGAAGAACTGTCGGAGGGTGAACAAGACGCCCTATTGA